In Halovulum dunhuangense, one genomic interval encodes:
- a CDS encoding dihydrodipicolinate synthase family protein, translated as MSDPKDLHGVIPYVATPIDARGNIDRKTLARLCEHLISQGVHGLAPLGSTGEFAYLDFAQRRAVIETVVETAAGRVPVIAGVAATATTHATAQAKAWRDIGADGILAVLEAYFPISEAGVVAYFTAIADATDLPVTLYTNPNFQRSDLSVPAIAALARHPNIRYLKDASTNTGRLLTVMNRVGEDLGVFAASSHVTTAVMLIGGRGWMAGPSCIVPRQSVRLYDLCRAGNWNEAMALQRDLWAVNEVFARYNLAGAIKAGLAMQGFDCGDPIAPQAPLGPEALADIRTALVRVGAL; from the coding sequence ATGAGCGACCCCAAGGACCTGCACGGCGTCATTCCCTATGTGGCGACACCGATCGATGCGCGCGGCAACATCGACCGCAAGACGCTGGCGCGGCTATGCGAGCACCTGATTTCCCAGGGCGTTCATGGCCTTGCGCCGCTTGGCTCGACCGGCGAGTTCGCCTATCTCGACTTCGCCCAGCGCCGCGCGGTGATCGAGACGGTGGTCGAGACGGCGGCCGGACGCGTGCCGGTGATCGCGGGGGTTGCCGCGACCGCCACGACCCACGCGACCGCGCAGGCGAAAGCCTGGCGTGATATCGGCGCCGACGGGATCCTGGCCGTGCTCGAGGCGTATTTCCCGATTTCGGAAGCCGGCGTCGTCGCCTATTTCACCGCCATCGCGGATGCGACGGATCTGCCGGTAACCCTCTACACCAACCCGAATTTCCAGCGCTCCGACCTGAGCGTGCCGGCCATTGCCGCCCTCGCCCGGCACCCCAACATCCGCTACCTGAAGGATGCCTCGACCAATACCGGGCGGCTGCTGACGGTGATGAACCGGGTGGGCGAGGATCTGGGCGTCTTCGCCGCGTCCTCGCATGTCACCACCGCCGTGATGCTGATCGGCGGGAGGGGCTGGATGGCCGGGCCGTCCTGCATCGTGCCGCGCCAGAGCGTCCGGCTCTACGATCTGTGCCGCGCCGGTAACTGGAACGAGGCCATGGCGTTGCAGCGCGATCTGTGGGCCGTGAACGAGGTCTTTGCCCGCTACAACCTGGCCGGTGCGATCAAGGCCGGGCTCGCGATGCAGGGCTTCGATTGCGGCGACCCGATAGCGCCACAGGCCCCGCTCGGGCCCGAGGCGCTGGCCGATATCCGCACCGCGCTGGTGCGGGTGGGCGCGCTGTGA
- a CDS encoding ABC transporter substrate-binding protein, whose translation MAGTKDGRPPHPAIAPLARAARTGRMDRREFLTLATALGLSGPAAHMALGLPAPARAQEAPPLPAPGILRCQMRVFPVDDPRLFDWSEKGNIARGLLENLVRYTADFTLEPWLLSDWEVSDDARHYVLRLRPDVTWSNGDPFTAEDVVANLRRWCDTTVPGNSMTNRMASLIDPATGQAREGAIASPDPLTVELTLVDPDVTLIPGMADYPALIVHRDFDAQGANIALNPVGTGPYTLDAILPGEGAVLVRRDGWWGGEVAVERIEYVDLGTDPSDFARAVVEARIDMIHDSTGAFVQMFDDLGLIRQDVLSGATLVCRTNRRTAPVYADARVRRALQLAVDNAVILELGYADLGAVGENHHVAPMNPDYADIGRPEPDPDAALALIREAGLEEYEHELVSIDDDWNRASADAIAAQLRDAGIQVRRTILHGDDFWSSWQSHGFSCTGWNMRPLGVQTLALGYASTGMWNETGFADPHFDQLLRLALGLVDPDARRAVMAELEGILVADGTIIQPYWRQLAWHHTERVTGVRRHPMDEHHHDQWGLVP comes from the coding sequence ATGGCCGGAACGAAAGACGGAAGACCGCCGCATCCCGCCATCGCGCCCCTGGCCCGGGCGGCACGCACGGGGCGGATGGACCGGCGCGAGTTCCTGACCCTTGCGACAGCCCTTGGCCTGAGCGGACCGGCCGCGCACATGGCGCTTGGCCTGCCCGCCCCCGCCCGCGCGCAGGAGGCCCCGCCCCTGCCCGCCCCCGGCATCCTGCGCTGCCAGATGCGGGTGTTTCCGGTGGACGATCCGCGGCTTTTCGACTGGTCCGAGAAGGGCAACATCGCCCGCGGCTTGCTTGAGAACCTGGTGCGCTACACCGCCGATTTCACGCTGGAGCCCTGGCTTCTCAGCGACTGGGAGGTGTCGGACGATGCCCGGCACTACGTCCTGCGCCTGCGGCCCGACGTGACATGGTCGAACGGCGATCCCTTCACCGCCGAGGATGTGGTGGCCAACCTGAGGCGCTGGTGCGACACCACCGTTCCCGGCAATTCGATGACGAACCGCATGGCCTCGCTGATCGACCCGGCGACGGGACAGGCGCGCGAGGGCGCCATCGCGTCGCCCGATCCGCTGACGGTGGAACTGACGCTCGTCGATCCGGACGTGACGCTGATCCCGGGCATGGCCGACTACCCCGCGCTGATCGTGCATCGCGACTTCGACGCCCAGGGCGCCAACATCGCGCTGAACCCGGTCGGCACCGGCCCCTACACGCTCGACGCGATCCTGCCCGGCGAGGGGGCCGTGCTGGTCCGCCGCGACGGCTGGTGGGGCGGCGAGGTGGCGGTGGAGCGGATCGAGTATGTCGATCTGGGCACCGACCCGTCCGATTTCGCCCGCGCCGTCGTCGAGGCGCGCATCGACATGATCCATGACAGCACCGGTGCCTTCGTCCAGATGTTCGACGACCTGGGACTGATCCGGCAGGACGTGCTGTCGGGTGCGACGCTGGTGTGTCGCACCAACCGCCGCACCGCGCCGGTCTATGCCGATGCCCGGGTGCGCCGGGCGCTGCAACTGGCGGTGGACAACGCCGTCATCCTGGAACTGGGCTATGCCGACCTGGGCGCGGTGGGCGAGAACCACCACGTCGCGCCGATGAACCCCGATTATGCGGATATCGGTCGCCCCGAGCCCGATCCCGACGCGGCGCTTGCCCTGATCCGCGAGGCGGGGCTGGAGGAGTACGAACACGAGCTGGTCTCGATCGACGACGACTGGAACCGGGCGAGTGCAGATGCCATCGCAGCCCAACTGCGCGACGCGGGCATCCAGGTGCGGCGCACCATCCTGCATGGCGACGATTTCTGGAGCAGCTGGCAGAGCCACGGGTTTTCCTGCACCGGCTGGAACATGCGCCCCCTCGGCGTGCAGACGCTTGCGCTTGGCTATGCCAGCACCGGCATGTGGAACGAGACCGGCTTTGCCGATCCGCATTTCGACCAGCTGCTGCGGCTGGCGCTGGGCCTGGTCGATCCCGATGCCCGCCGCGCGGTCATGGCCGAACTGGAGGGGATCCTCGTTGCCGACGGGACGATCATCCAGCCCTACTGGCGTCAGCTGGCCTGGCACCACACAGAGCGCGTGACCGGCGTGCGCCGGCACCCGATGGACGAACACCACCACGACCAGTGGGGGCTGGTGCCCTGA
- a CDS encoding ABC transporter permease subunit, whose protein sequence is MSGILPLIAKRLLLGLGTLFVVSLMIFGAVELLPGDLAQQVLGQGATEENVAQLRRQLGLDLPPHERYIGWLGGVLRGDFGVSLANGRSVADQILPRFANTLFLAALAAAIAVPLALGLGILAALLRNTIFDRVSNAAGLVSISSPEFFLGYVLIVLLAVKTPLFPAISSVSADMELGERLYRSFLPALTMALVVTGYMMRMTRAAIINLLAAPYIEMARLKGASNARVVTRHALPNALAPIINVVALNLAYLITGVVLVEVVFVYPGIGQLLVDSVSRRDIPVVQACCLIFAATFILFNLIADLGAILSNPRLRHPK, encoded by the coding sequence GTGTCCGGCATCCTGCCGCTGATCGCGAAACGACTGCTACTTGGGCTCGGGACGCTGTTCGTCGTCTCGCTCATGATATTCGGCGCGGTGGAACTCCTGCCCGGCGATCTGGCGCAGCAGGTGCTTGGCCAGGGCGCGACCGAGGAAAACGTCGCGCAGCTGCGCCGGCAACTCGGCCTGGACCTGCCCCCGCATGAGCGGTACATTGGCTGGCTGGGTGGCGTCCTGCGCGGGGATTTCGGCGTCTCGCTTGCGAATGGCCGTTCTGTCGCGGACCAGATCCTGCCCCGTTTCGCCAACACGCTGTTTCTTGCCGCGCTGGCGGCCGCCATCGCCGTGCCGCTTGCGCTGGGTCTGGGGATCCTTGCCGCCTTGCTGCGCAACACGATTTTCGACCGCGTCTCGAACGCGGCGGGCCTGGTTTCGATCTCTTCGCCGGAGTTCTTTCTCGGTTACGTCCTGATCGTCCTTCTTGCGGTCAAGACGCCGCTTTTCCCGGCCATCTCGAGCGTGAGCGCCGACATGGAACTGGGCGAACGGCTTTACCGTTCCTTCCTGCCCGCGCTGACCATGGCGCTGGTGGTCACGGGCTACATGATGCGCATGACGCGGGCCGCCATCATCAACCTGCTGGCCGCGCCCTATATCGAGATGGCACGGCTCAAGGGCGCATCGAACGCGCGGGTCGTGACCCGCCATGCGCTGCCCAATGCGCTGGCCCCGATCATCAACGTGGTGGCGTTGAACCTGGCCTATCTGATCACCGGCGTGGTGCTGGTCGAGGTGGTGTTCGTCTATCCCGGCATCGGCCAGCTGCTGGTGGACAGCGTGTCGCGCCGCGACATTCCGGTGGTGCAGGCCTGCTGCCTGATCTTCGCGGCCACCTTCATCCTGTTCAACCTGATCGCGGATCTGGGCGCGATCCTGTCCAACCCCCGGCTGAGGCATCCGAAATGA
- a CDS encoding ABC transporter substrate-binding protein, producing MTSPETDRILARMIEAARRRRLGRRGFMQGALATGMGVGAATGLWTGQVMAQTPKRGGIFRVGINDGNTGDQLDPGLIQSIFEIQISHCHRSWLTEITDTNQLGPDLATGWSAAEGAAEWRFELARDVTFHSGRALTAADVVASLNHHRGAQSTSAAASLLADVTDVRADGDHAVIITLAAGNADLPYLLSDYHIQICPANEDGSIDWQSGDGTGPYRIVSYEPGVGAELERHEGWHREGAWFDGIRLTVLNDPNARQTALVTGEVDAIATVDLKTVGLLQNAPGIQIDDVASGAHVTMPMFCDVAPFDNLDVRLAMKYAINREELIEKILFGYGSLGNDHPIAPSLPYWADLPQREYDPERARFHMDRAGLGPITVDLSTTDSVLAGGVDLCVLFAEQARAAGITINVVREPADGYWSNVWLKKPFSLISWGARPTPDVMFSLAYKADAAWNESHWQNERFNELLALAKAELDDTKRAEMYAEMQLLCRDDGGTIVPFFQNRVMARRDNVMHGPNIASNWEMDGARAYHRWWFA from the coding sequence ATGACCAGCCCCGAGACCGACCGCATCCTTGCCCGCATGATCGAGGCTGCCCGCCGCCGAAGGCTGGGCCGGCGCGGCTTCATGCAGGGCGCGCTTGCGACCGGGATGGGCGTGGGCGCGGCCACCGGGCTGTGGACCGGGCAGGTCATGGCGCAGACGCCGAAACGCGGTGGCATCTTTCGCGTGGGCATCAACGACGGCAATACCGGCGACCAGCTCGATCCCGGCCTGATCCAGTCCATCTTCGAGATCCAGATCTCTCATTGCCACCGCAGCTGGCTGACCGAGATCACCGACACCAACCAGCTTGGCCCCGACCTTGCTACCGGCTGGTCGGCGGCCGAGGGTGCCGCCGAATGGCGGTTCGAGCTGGCGCGCGACGTGACCTTTCACAGCGGTCGGGCGCTGACGGCGGCTGACGTGGTGGCCTCGCTCAATCACCACCGGGGGGCGCAGAGCACTTCGGCGGCAGCATCGCTGCTGGCGGATGTGACGGATGTCCGGGCGGATGGCGATCACGCCGTCATCATCACGCTGGCCGCGGGCAATGCCGATCTGCCCTATCTGCTGTCGGACTACCATATCCAGATCTGCCCCGCGAACGAGGATGGCAGCATCGACTGGCAGTCGGGCGACGGGACCGGGCCCTACCGGATCGTCAGCTACGAGCCGGGCGTCGGCGCCGAACTCGAGCGTCACGAGGGCTGGCATCGCGAGGGGGCCTGGTTCGACGGCATCCGCCTGACGGTGCTGAACGACCCCAACGCGCGGCAGACGGCGCTGGTCACCGGCGAGGTGGACGCCATCGCCACCGTGGATCTGAAGACCGTCGGCCTGTTGCAGAACGCGCCCGGCATCCAGATCGACGACGTGGCCTCGGGCGCGCATGTGACGATGCCGATGTTCTGCGACGTGGCGCCCTTCGACAATCTCGACGTGCGGCTGGCGATGAAATACGCCATCAACCGCGAGGAACTGATCGAGAAGATCCTGTTCGGCTACGGCTCGCTGGGCAACGACCACCCGATCGCGCCCTCGCTGCCCTACTGGGCGGACCTGCCGCAGCGCGAATACGACCCCGAGCGGGCGCGCTTTCACATGGACCGGGCCGGGCTTGGGCCGATCACGGTCGACCTGTCCACCACCGACAGCGTGCTGGCCGGGGGCGTCGATCTCTGCGTGCTGTTCGCCGAGCAGGCCAGAGCCGCCGGCATCACGATCAACGTCGTGCGCGAGCCGGCCGACGGCTACTGGTCGAACGTGTGGCTGAAGAAGCCCTTCAGCCTGATTTCCTGGGGCGCGCGGCCGACGCCGGACGTGATGTTCTCGCTGGCCTACAAGGCCGATGCCGCCTGGAACGAGAGCCACTGGCAGAACGAGCGCTTCAACGAGTTGCTGGCGCTCGCCAAGGCCGAGCTGGACGACACGAAGCGCGCCGAGATGTATGCCGAGATGCAGCTTCTCTGCCGGGACGATGGCGGGACCATCGTGCCCTTCTTCCAGAACCGGGTGATGGCGCGGCGCGACAATGTCATGCACGGGCCGAACATCGCCTCGAACTGGGAAATGGACGGCGCGCGCGCCTATCACCGCTGGTGGTTCGCCTGA
- the miaA gene encoding tRNA (adenosine(37)-N6)-dimethylallyltransferase MiaA — MQRPILIAGPTASGKSALALALAERCDGIVANADALQVYDCWRVLSARPSDADLSRAPHALYGHVPAATVYSVGAWLRDLTPLLGSDKRLIIVGGTGLYLSALTRGLAPIPPTPDTIRAEGDALRMTRGLDPFRAYLERHDPEIWARIDRANGMRLQRAWEVHRATGRPLSAWQKDTGKPLISLDTAHPFVLESQPEWLARRIDARFDAMLDQGALEEARANLPGWDPDRPSAKALGGPELVAHLQGKISLQEAVEKGKTATRQFAKRQRTWFRSNMKAWRRLDAGLATDAETISEILSMA; from the coding sequence ATGCAAAGACCGATCCTGATTGCAGGCCCGACCGCCAGCGGGAAATCCGCACTCGCGCTTGCGCTTGCCGAGCGTTGCGACGGGATCGTCGCCAATGCCGACGCGTTGCAGGTCTATGACTGCTGGCGCGTGCTCAGCGCGCGGCCGTCGGACGCCGATCTGTCGCGCGCGCCACATGCGCTTTACGGTCATGTGCCGGCCGCCACCGTCTATTCCGTCGGCGCCTGGCTGCGGGACCTGACGCCGCTGCTCGGGTCGGACAAGCGCTTGATCATCGTCGGTGGCACGGGGCTTTACCTGTCGGCGCTCACGCGCGGCCTGGCCCCGATACCGCCCACGCCGGACACCATCCGCGCCGAAGGTGACGCGCTGCGCATGACGCGTGGACTGGACCCGTTCCGCGCCTACCTGGAACGGCACGACCCCGAGATCTGGGCCCGGATCGACCGCGCCAACGGCATGCGCCTCCAGCGCGCCTGGGAGGTGCACCGCGCGACCGGGCGGCCCTTGTCCGCATGGCAAAAGGATACCGGCAAGCCATTGATATCGCTGGATACGGCCCATCCCTTCGTTCTGGAAAGCCAGCCGGAATGGCTTGCGCGCCGGATCGACGCGCGTTTCGACGCGATGCTGGACCAAGGCGCGCTCGAGGAGGCGCGCGCGAACCTGCCTGGTTGGGATCCCGACAGACCCTCGGCCAAGGCCCTGGGCGGGCCCGAACTCGTGGCCCATCTTCAGGGAAAGATCAGCCTGCAAGAGGCTGTCGAAAAAGGAAAAACCGCCACGCGGCAATTTGCAAAGCGCCAGCGCACCTGGTTCCGGTCCAACATGAAGGCGTGGCGCCGTCTCGACGCCGGTCTGGCGACCGATGCCGAGACGATTTCCGAAATTCTTTCAATGGCTTGA
- the hfq gene encoding RNA chaperone Hfq: MAAETKQNLQDAFLNSVRKAKIPVTIFLVNGVKLQGVITWFDNFCVLLRRDGQSQLVYKHAISTIMPSQPVSLYEGEDGN; encoded by the coding sequence ATGGCTGCCGAAACGAAACAGAACCTGCAGGACGCGTTTCTCAACAGCGTCCGCAAGGCGAAGATACCCGTCACGATATTCCTCGTGAACGGCGTGAAACTCCAGGGCGTGATCACCTGGTTCGACAATTTCTGCGTATTGCTGCGCCGCGATGGCCAGTCACAGCTTGTCTACAAGCACGCCATCTCGACCATCATGCCCTCTCAACCGGTCTCTCTCTACGAGGGGGAAGACGGGAACTGA
- a CDS encoding ABC transporter permease, which translates to MSGLALALGALGAAIALSWAVREALARALPDRAGRLFGDAPLTACFGLIVIVTYATAALFAPLIAPFGEAEVVGRAFQPADGQMWLGGDQIGRDLFSRLVYGARNTVGIALLTTGIAFVAGVVTGLLAAALGGWVDQALGRIADMLMAIPQLIFALLLLTITGTSILNLTLIIALLYAPLIFRLTRAVAGNIVVLDYVTAARLRGEGTWHIMRREVLPNIAAPLAAEFGLRFCFVFLAISALSFLGLGLQPPTADWGSMVRETATMISFGLVTPLIPAAAIALLTVGVNFVVDWMLHLSSGLKE; encoded by the coding sequence ATGAGCGGCCTTGCGCTGGCACTTGGCGCCCTTGGTGCCGCGATCGCCCTGTCCTGGGCCGTGCGGGAGGCGCTTGCCCGCGCCCTGCCCGACCGCGCCGGACGGCTGTTCGGGGATGCGCCCCTGACCGCCTGTTTCGGCCTGATCGTCATCGTGACCTATGCCACCGCGGCGCTTTTCGCACCGCTGATCGCCCCCTTCGGCGAGGCCGAGGTCGTGGGCCGCGCCTTCCAGCCCGCGGATGGCCAGATGTGGCTGGGCGGCGACCAGATCGGCCGCGACCTGTTCTCGCGCCTTGTCTACGGCGCGCGCAACACCGTGGGCATCGCGCTTCTGACCACCGGCATCGCCTTTGTCGCGGGCGTCGTCACGGGGTTGCTTGCGGCCGCGCTTGGCGGCTGGGTCGACCAGGCGCTGGGCCGGATCGCGGACATGCTGATGGCGATCCCGCAACTCATCTTCGCGCTGTTGCTGCTCACGATCACCGGCACCTCTATCCTGAACCTGACGCTGATCATCGCGCTGCTCTACGCGCCGCTGATATTCCGCCTGACGCGGGCGGTCGCGGGCAACATCGTCGTGCTCGACTACGTCACCGCCGCGCGCCTCCGGGGCGAGGGAACATGGCACATCATGCGCCGCGAGGTGCTGCCCAACATCGCAGCCCCCCTAGCGGCCGAGTTCGGACTGCGTTTCTGCTTCGTGTTCCTCGCGATTTCCGCCCTGTCCTTCCTGGGCCTCGGCCTGCAACCGCCCACGGCCGACTGGGGGTCGATGGTGCGCGAGACGGCAACGATGATCTCCTTCGGGCTGGTCACGCCGCTGATCCCGGCGGCGGCGATCGCGCTGCTGACGGTGGGCGTCAATTTCGTGGTGGACTGGATGCTGCACCTGTCCTCGGGCCTGAAGGAATGA
- the hflX gene encoding GTPase HflX codes for MRTQVLHPVLPGTKYEREPRLALDEAVSLTEALPGLELAGALVVPVPRPRAGHLFGPGKVEELAEICRENEIGLVVIDGPVSPVQQRNLEKAWKVKILDRTGLILEIFGDRAQTREGVLQVELAHLSYQKSRLVRSWTHLERQRGALGFIGGPGETQIEADRRALAERIVQIRKQLSKVVKTRELHRAGRKKVPFPIIALVGYTNAGKSTLFNRITGASTLAKDMLFATLDPTMRGIALPGGKQAILSDTVGFISDLPTQLVAAFRATLEEVLDADLILHVRDIAHPETEEQAADVRKILAELGIGEERQDHMIEVWNKIDLLSDDDRAAMQRRSGRTAQHVALSATSGEGVDELLATIEATLSEPVTAEVVDLGFSEGRARAWLFKENVVTREAQDDDGYHLSVLWTRKQKSQFEALYSSH; via the coding sequence TTGCGTACCCAGGTTCTGCATCCGGTACTGCCCGGAACGAAATACGAGCGTGAGCCGCGGCTTGCGCTGGACGAAGCGGTCAGCCTGACCGAGGCGCTGCCGGGGCTCGAGCTTGCCGGCGCCCTGGTCGTGCCGGTTCCGCGCCCGCGCGCGGGTCATCTTTTCGGCCCGGGCAAGGTCGAGGAGCTGGCAGAGATCTGCCGCGAAAACGAGATCGGGCTCGTCGTGATCGACGGGCCCGTCAGCCCTGTTCAACAGCGCAACCTGGAAAAGGCGTGGAAGGTCAAGATCCTCGACCGGACCGGCCTGATCCTGGAAATCTTCGGTGACCGTGCGCAGACCCGCGAGGGCGTGCTTCAGGTCGAGCTTGCGCATCTGAGCTACCAGAAATCGCGCCTGGTGCGCAGCTGGACCCACCTGGAACGCCAGCGCGGTGCGCTGGGCTTCATCGGCGGCCCCGGCGAAACGCAGATCGAGGCGGACCGCCGCGCGCTGGCAGAGCGGATCGTGCAGATCCGGAAGCAGCTGTCCAAGGTGGTCAAGACGCGCGAACTGCACCGGGCCGGGCGCAAGAAGGTGCCGTTCCCGATCATAGCACTCGTGGGCTACACCAACGCCGGCAAGTCGACGCTGTTCAACCGGATCACCGGTGCCAGCACGCTGGCCAAGGACATGCTGTTTGCGACGCTCGATCCGACGATGCGCGGCATCGCGCTGCCGGGCGGAAAGCAGGCGATCCTGTCGGACACGGTGGGCTTCATCTCGGACCTGCCGACGCAGCTGGTCGCGGCATTCCGCGCGACGCTGGAGGAGGTGCTGGACGCGGACCTGATCCTGCATGTGCGCGACATCGCCCATCCCGAAACCGAGGAACAGGCCGCCGACGTGCGCAAGATCCTTGCAGAGCTTGGCATAGGCGAGGAACGCCAGGACCACATGATCGAGGTCTGGAACAAGATCGACCTCTTGTCCGACGACGATCGGGCCGCGATGCAGCGCCGCAGCGGGCGCACCGCGCAGCATGTCGCGCTGTCCGCCACCAGCGGCGAGGGCGTGGACGAGCTTCTCGCCACGATCGAGGCGACGCTGTCCGAGCCGGTCACCGCCGAGGTGGTCGATCTGGGCTTTTCCGAGGGCAGGGCGCGCGCCTGGCTGTTCAAGGAGAATGTCGTCACCCGCGAGGCGCAGGATGACGACGGCTACCACCTGTCGGTGCTCTGGACCCGGAAGCAGAAGAGCCAGTTCGAGGCGCTTTACTCAAGCCATTGA
- a CDS encoding ABC transporter ATP-binding protein has translation MSAGEVLLQINDLRIEAQSSDGWSEIVKGVDLTLHRGEVLGLIGESGAGKSTLGLAAMGFTRDGCRISGGSVVFDGMDLVQAPEATRRGLRGARIAYVAQSAAASFNPAHRLIDQHTEGPRIHGLASREDSEADAVELYRRLRLPNPEEIGFRYPHQVSGGQLQRAMTAMAMSCRPDLIIFDEPTTALDVTTQIEVLAAIRDIVEQFGTAAIYITHDLAVVAQMADRIKVLLRGDHVEEADTRVMLDAPQEDYTRSLWAVRSFRRPARPAPPAAEAPLLSLRGVSASYGDSRVLEDVSFDIHRGRTVAVVGESGSGKSTAARCITGLLPPDAGEILFDGTPLPTDFRKRPRDLLRRIQMIWQSADTALNPRMTVAETVGRPVRFYRGLGGAALRRRVDELLDQIELAPAEYRDRLPSELSGGQKQRVGIARALAADPAFIICDEVTSALDQIVAEGILRLLDRLQRELGLSYMFITHDLATVRAIADEVVVMKEGRVVEQGPKADMFRPPHHPYTDLLLSSVPQMDPDWLTRLLAERGRDAIGKELGSPPTAEER, from the coding sequence ATGAGCGCTGGCGAAGTCCTGTTGCAGATCAACGACCTGCGGATCGAAGCGCAGTCATCCGATGGCTGGTCCGAGATCGTGAAGGGCGTCGATCTGACCCTGCACCGCGGCGAGGTGCTGGGACTGATCGGCGAGTCGGGCGCGGGCAAATCCACCCTGGGCCTTGCCGCCATGGGCTTCACCCGCGACGGCTGCCGCATCTCGGGCGGCAGCGTCGTGTTCGACGGGATGGACCTGGTCCAGGCGCCCGAGGCCACGCGGCGTGGCTTGCGCGGCGCCCGGATCGCCTATGTCGCGCAATCGGCGGCGGCGTCCTTCAACCCCGCGCACCGGCTGATCGACCAGCATACCGAAGGCCCGCGCATCCACGGGCTGGCATCGCGCGAGGACAGCGAGGCCGACGCGGTCGAGCTGTACCGCCGCCTGCGCCTGCCCAACCCGGAGGAGATCGGCTTTCGCTATCCCCACCAGGTCTCGGGCGGGCAGCTGCAACGGGCGATGACGGCGATGGCCATGTCCTGCCGCCCCGACCTCATCATCTTCGACGAGCCGACGACGGCGCTGGATGTCACCACGCAGATAGAGGTGCTGGCCGCGATCCGCGACATCGTCGAGCAGTTCGGCACCGCCGCCATCTACATCACCCACGACCTGGCCGTGGTCGCGCAGATGGCCGACCGCATCAAGGTGCTGCTCAGGGGCGACCATGTCGAGGAGGCCGACACCCGCGTCATGCTCGATGCCCCGCAAGAGGATTATACCCGCTCGCTCTGGGCGGTGCGCAGCTTCCGCAGGCCCGCGCGCCCTGCCCCGCCCGCGGCCGAGGCGCCGCTTCTGTCGCTGCGCGGCGTATCGGCCAGCTACGGCGACAGCCGCGTGCTGGAGGACGTGTCCTTCGATATCCACCGCGGCCGCACGGTGGCGGTTGTGGGCGAGTCGGGTTCGGGCAAGTCGACCGCGGCGCGCTGCATCACGGGGCTGCTGCCACCCGATGCGGGCGAGATCCTGTTCGACGGCACGCCCCTGCCGACCGATTTCCGCAAGCGGCCGCGCGACCTGCTGCGCCGGATCCAGATGATCTGGCAGTCCGCGGACACCGCGCTGAACCCCCGCATGACCGTGGCCGAGACCGTGGGCAGGCCGGTCCGCTTCTACCGGGGCCTGGGCGGGGCCGCGCTCCGGCGGCGGGTGGACGAATTGCTGGACCAGATCGAACTTGCCCCCGCCGAGTACCGCGACCGGCTGCCTTCCGAATTGTCGGGGGGCCAGAAGCAGCGCGTGGGCATCGCCCGGGCGCTTGCGGCCGACCCGGCCTTCATCATCTGCGACGAGGTCACATCCGCGCTCGACCAGATCGTGGCCGAGGGGATCCTGCGGCTTCTGGACCGGCTCCAGCGCGAGCTTGGCCTGTCCTACATGTTCATCACCCATGATCTTGCCACGGTGCGCGCGATCGCCGATGAGGTGGTGGTGATGAAGGAGGGGCGCGTCGTGGAACAGGGGCCGAAAGCCGACATGTTCCGCCCGCCGCACCACCCTTACACGGATCTGCTGCTCTCTTCGGTGCCGCAGATGGACCCGGACTGGCTGACCCGGCTGCTGGCCGAGCGTGGACGGGATGCCATCGGCAAGGAACTGGGCAGCCCACCGACGGCGGAGGAAAGATGA